In Pseudomonas sp. FP1742, the DNA window GCATTACGTCACGGTCGAGGGCCAGCAGCGCATGCTGGAGATTCTGCAGTTCAAGCTCGACGTGCTGTGGAGCATGCTCGACGCCATGAGCATGGCCTATGAACTGGACCGCCCGCCGTATCACAGCGTCACCAGCGAGCGGGTCTGGCATCGGGGGATCGCCCTGTGAACGCGATCGAACAGCAACCCGGCCCACCGTTGTGGCTGTTGGCGGAGCTGACCTATCGCTGCCCGTTGCAATGCCCGTATTGCTCCAATCCCTTGGATTTCGCCCAACAGGGGGAGGAGTTGAGCACGGAAGAGTGGATTCGGGTGTTCCGCGAGGCGCGGGAGATGGGCGCCGCGCAACTGGGCTTCTCCGGTGGCGAGCCGCTGGTGCGCCAGGATCTGGCCGAGCTGATCAAGGCCGCGCGGGACATGGGTTATTACACCAACCTGATCACCTCGGGTATCGGCCTGACTGAACAGAAGGTCCGCGACTTCAAGGTCGCCGGGCTGGACCACATTCAGATCAGCTTTCAGGCCGCCGACGAAGGGGTCAACAACATGCTCGCCGGCTCGCGCAAGGCCTTCGCCCAGAAACTGGCCATGGCCCGAGCGGTAAAAGCCCAGGGCTACCCGATGGTGCTGAACTTCGTCACCCATCGGCACAACATCGATCAGATCGCGCAGATCATCGAGCTGTGCCTGGAGCTGGAGGCGGATTTCGTTGAGTTGGCGACCTGCCAGTTCTACGGTTGGGCGGAACTCAATCGCGTCGGCCTGTTGCCGACCCGCGAACAATTGCAGCGCGCCGAGCGCATCACCAACGAGTATCGCCAGCGGCTTGAGGCCGAGGGCTACCCATGCAAACTGATTTTCGTCACCCCGGACTACTACGAAGAGCGCCCCAAGACCTGCATGAATGGCTGGGCCAACCTGTTTCTCGACATCACCCCGGACGGCACGGCGTTGCCTTGTCATAGCGCGCGTCAGTTGCCGGTGCAGTTTCCCAATGTGCGTGAGCACAGCGTTGAACACATCTGGAACGACTCCTTCGGTTTCAACCGTTTTCGTGGCGATGACTGGATGAAAGAGCCGTGCCGTTCCTGCGATGAAAAACACAAGGACCTGGGCGGCTGCCGCTGCCAGGCATTCATGCTCACCGGCGATGCCGCCAACGCCGACCCGGTGTGCAGCAAGTCACCGCACCACAGCGTTATTCTCAAGGCCCGGGACGAAGCCGACGCGCCGGGGCAGGGTATGGAACACCTGACCTTGCGCAATGAAAAGGCGTCGCGGCTGATCTATCGCGGATAAATCGAGAACTCACACAAATCCCCTGTGGGAGCGGGCTTGCTCGCGAAAGCGGTGTGTCAGGTAATGGAGATGTTGAATGTGCCGGCCTCTTCGCGAGCAAGCCCGCTCCCACAGGGGATCTTCGGTGAATACAAAATTTGAGGGCACACCAGGCAATTGCTACCCATTGGTCTGATTGCATTCGCAGCCGGATGCTTTAGTGTTGGCTTTACCTTCCAAAACAATAAAAACAGGCTTTCCAATGAGCCAGAACCTCAGCCAGCTGCGTAAATTCGTTTCGCCTGAAATCATCTTCGGTGCCGGCTGTCGGCACAATGTCGGCAACTACGCCAAGACCTTCGGCGCCCGCAAGGTGCTGGTGGTCAGCGACCCCGGGGTGATTGCCGCCGGTTGGGTCGCCGATGTCGAAGCCAGTCTGCAGGCCCAGGGCATCGATTACTTCGTGTACAGCGACGTTTCGCCCAACCCGCGGATCGAAGAAGTCATGCTCGGTGCCGAGTTGTACCGGGAAAACCATTGCGATGTGATCGTCGCGATTGGCGGCGGCAGCCCGATGGACTGCGGCAAAGGCATCGGCATCGTCGTCGCCCACGGGCGCAACATTCTTGAATTCGAGGGCGTGGACACCCTGCGCATGCCCAGCCCGCCGCTGATCCTGATCCCGACCACCGCCGGCACGTCGGCCGATGTGTCGCAGTTCGTGATCATCTCCAATCAGCAGGAACGCATGAAATTCTCCATCGTCAGCAAGGCCGCGGTGCCGGATGTGTCGCTGATCGACCCGGAGACCACCCTGAGCATGGACCCGTTCCTGTCGGCCTGTACCGGCATCGACGCGTTGGTCCACGCCATCGAAGCCTTCGTTTCCACCGGTCACGGGCCGCTCACCGACCCTCATGCGCTGGAGGCGATGCGGCTGATCAACGGCAATCTGGTGCAAATGATCGCCAACCCCGGCGACATCGCCCTGCGGGAAAAAATCATGCTCGGCAGCATGCAGGCCGGGCTGGCGTTCTCCAACGCGATCCTCGGTGCGGTGCATGCCATGTCCCACAGCCTCGGAGGATTCCTCGATCTGCCTCACGGGTTGTGCAACGCGGTGCTGGTGGAACACGTGGTGGCGTTCAACTACAGCTCGGCGCCGGAGCGCTTCAAGGTCATCGCCGAGACCTTCGGTATCGATTGCCGTGGCCTGAATCACCGGCAGATCTGCGGGCGTCTGGTCAACCACCTGATCGCCCTCAAGCACGCCATCGGCTTCCACGAAACCCTGGGTCTGCACGGGGTGAGTACGTCGGACATTCCGTTCCTGTCGCAACACGCCATGGATGACCCATGCATCCTTACCAACCCGCGCGAGTCCAGTCAGCGCGACGTCGAGGTCGTCTATGGCGAAGCCCTCTGACGAGCAACAACGAGCGCTGACCGGGTTGCTCGGCCTGGGCAATCACTCGGCGCGCAAGAGTCATTACCCGGAACTGGCCGCGCGCCTGGATGAACTGGAGACCGAACGCAACCGCTACAAATGGCTGTTCGAAAACGCAGTGCACGGGATCTTCCAGGCCAGCCTGCAGGAAGGCATGCGCGCCGCCAACCCGGCGCTGGCGCGGATGCTCGGCTATCAGGACCCGCAGGAGGTGCTGTTTTCCCTGACGGACCTGGCGGGCACGTTGTTCGTCGGCGGCGCGCAAGAGCTGGAACGCATCGGTGAAGTCCTCCAGCGCGAGCGCAGCCTTCTGGGCTATGAAACCCAGCTGCGGCGCAAGGACGGCAGCGTCCTTGACGTGTTGATGAACCTGCTGCTCAAGCCTGATCAGCAAGGCCTGGTGGAGGGGTTCGTCGCCGACATCACCGAACGAAAACAGGCCCAGGAGCGCTTGCAACAGCTCAATGATCAACTGGAGCAACGGGTCACCGCGCGCACCAATGAGTTGCTGGACGCCAACCGCAATCTGCAACAACAGATCACCGAGCGTAAACAGATCGCCGAAGCCTTGCGCGACGCCCGTGATGCCGCCGAGGCGGCCAATCGCAGCAAGGACAAATACCTCGCCGCCGCCAGTCACGACCTGCTGCAACCGCTCAACGCCGCGCGTTTGCTGATCTCGACCTTGCGCGAGCGCAAGCTGCCCGACGTCGAGCAGGTGTTGGTGGAGCGCACGCATCAGGCGCTGGAAGGGGCCGAGGACTTGCTCACCGACCTGCTGGATATTTCCCGCCTCGATCAGGCCGCGGTGAAGCCGGACATCGCCCTGTACCGCCTCGACGAACTGTTCGCGCCGCTGGTCTCGGAGTTTCAATCGGTGGCCGCGGCGGCCGGGTTGAACCTGCGGGTGCACATGGGTGATTACGCGATTCATACCGACTTGCGGCTGATGACGCGGATTCTGCGCAACTTCCTCAGCAATGCCTGCCGCTACACCGACGAAGGCTGCATTCTGCTGGGGGCAAGACGCCGGGGCGACGCGCTGCGAATTGAAGTCTGGGACACCGGGCGCGGGATCCCGGCGGATCGTCTCGACTCGATCTTCCTCGAGTTCAACCAACTGGATGTCGGCCGTGCCGCCGACCGCAAGGGCGTGGGCCTGGGACTGGCGATTGTCGAACGCATCGCCAAGATCCTGGATTACCGGATTCAGGTGCATTCACTGCCGGGGCGCGGTTCGATGTTCAGCATCGAGGTGCCGATTTCCCATGAGATTCCACTGCCGATCAGTCAGGCCGCACCGCAGCCGAGCACCGGCAACCCGTTGCCGGGCCGGCGCCTGCTGGTACTGGACAACGAAGTCAGCATCCTTGAAAGCATGAGCGCGCTGCTCGGGCAGTGGGGCTGCGAGGTGGTCACCGCCACCGACGAGGCCACCGCGTTGGTGGCCTTGCAAGGGCAGGCGCCGGAACTGATTCTGGCGGACTACCACCTGGATCACGGGGTGGTGGGTTGTGAGGTGGTCCGGCATTTGCGCGAGCATTTCAGCCAGGCGATACCGGCGGTGATCATCACCGCCGACCGCACCGACCAGTGTCGGCGTTCGTTGCAGCGACTCGACGCGCCATTGCTGAACAAACCGGTGAAGCCCGGCAAGTTGCGCGCGGTGCTCACTCAGCTGTTGGCGTAGCGATCTTTCAACGGGTCACAACACCAAATGCGGTAACCACAGCGAAATGGCCGGGATGTAGGTCACGGCCATCAGCACCAGGAACAGCACGCCGTAGAACGGCATAAGCGCTTTCACGGTGCTTTCGATGCTGACCTTGCCCACTGCCGAGCCGACGAACAGCACCGCGCCCACCGGCGGTGTGATCAAGCCGATCCCCAGGTTTACCAGCATGATCATGCCGAACTGCACCGGGTCCACGCCGATGCCGAGAATCACCGGCATCAGAATCGGCGTGAGGATCAAAATCAGCGGCGCCATGTCCATCACCGTGCCGAGCAACAGCAGCATCACGTTGATGCACATCAGGATCACGTAACGGTTGTCCGACAGGGTCAGGAACATCGTGGTGATTTTCGCCGGGATCTGCATCAGCGTCATGATGTAGCCGAAGCTGGCAGCGAAGCCGATCAGGATCATCACGATCGAGATGGTGCGCACCGTGCGGTGCATCAACTTGGGCAGTTCGCTCCATTTGTAGTCGCGGTAGATGAACATGGTGACGAAAAACGACCAGAGCACCGCGATCGCCGCTGATTCAGTGGCGGTGAAAATGCCCGAGAGAATACCGCCGAGGATGATCACCATCGCCATCAAGCCCCACATCGCTTCACCGCAGATTTTCAGCGCCTGGCGCATGGGGATGACTTCGCCCTTGGGGTAGTTGCGCTTTCTGGCGAAGAGCAGGCACAGCACCATCAGGCACGCGCTCATCAACAGGCCCGGCACCACGCCGGCCATGAACAGCGAGGCAATCGACACCGTGCCGCCGGCAGCCAGCGAGTACAGCACCGAGTTATGGCTGGGCGGCGTCAGCAGGGCTTGCACCGAACCGCTGACCGTCACTGCGGTGGAGAAATCCCGCGGGTAGCCGCGACGCTCCATTTCCGGAATCAGCACCGAACCGACTGATGCCGTGTCCGCCACCGAAGAGCCGGAAATCGCCCCGAAGAAGGTCGAGGCCATGATGTTCACCAGCGACAACCCGCCGCGCACGAACCCCACCAGCACGCCGGCAAAAGCCACCAATCGCCGGGACATGCCGCCCTCGGCCATGATCGCCCCGGCGAGCACGAAGAACGGAATCGCCAGCAACGAGAATTTGTTCACGCCACCGGCGACCTGAATCATCAGCGCCT includes these proteins:
- the pqqE gene encoding pyrroloquinoline quinone biosynthesis protein PqqE; translation: MNAIEQQPGPPLWLLAELTYRCPLQCPYCSNPLDFAQQGEELSTEEWIRVFREAREMGAAQLGFSGGEPLVRQDLAELIKAARDMGYYTNLITSGIGLTEQKVRDFKVAGLDHIQISFQAADEGVNNMLAGSRKAFAQKLAMARAVKAQGYPMVLNFVTHRHNIDQIAQIIELCLELEADFVELATCQFYGWAELNRVGLLPTREQLQRAERITNEYRQRLEAEGYPCKLIFVTPDYYEERPKTCMNGWANLFLDITPDGTALPCHSARQLPVQFPNVREHSVEHIWNDSFGFNRFRGDDWMKEPCRSCDEKHKDLGGCRCQAFMLTGDAANADPVCSKSPHHSVILKARDEADAPGQGMEHLTLRNEKASRLIYRG
- the ercA gene encoding alcohol dehydrogenase-like regulatory protein ErcA, translating into MSQNLSQLRKFVSPEIIFGAGCRHNVGNYAKTFGARKVLVVSDPGVIAAGWVADVEASLQAQGIDYFVYSDVSPNPRIEEVMLGAELYRENHCDVIVAIGGGSPMDCGKGIGIVVAHGRNILEFEGVDTLRMPSPPLILIPTTAGTSADVSQFVIISNQQERMKFSIVSKAAVPDVSLIDPETTLSMDPFLSACTGIDALVHAIEAFVSTGHGPLTDPHALEAMRLINGNLVQMIANPGDIALREKIMLGSMQAGLAFSNAILGAVHAMSHSLGGFLDLPHGLCNAVLVEHVVAFNYSSAPERFKVIAETFGIDCRGLNHRQICGRLVNHLIALKHAIGFHETLGLHGVSTSDIPFLSQHAMDDPCILTNPRESSQRDVEVVYGEAL
- a CDS encoding NahK/ErcS family hybrid sensor histidine kinase/response regulator, which codes for MAKPSDEQQRALTGLLGLGNHSARKSHYPELAARLDELETERNRYKWLFENAVHGIFQASLQEGMRAANPALARMLGYQDPQEVLFSLTDLAGTLFVGGAQELERIGEVLQRERSLLGYETQLRRKDGSVLDVLMNLLLKPDQQGLVEGFVADITERKQAQERLQQLNDQLEQRVTARTNELLDANRNLQQQITERKQIAEALRDARDAAEAANRSKDKYLAAASHDLLQPLNAARLLISTLRERKLPDVEQVLVERTHQALEGAEDLLTDLLDISRLDQAAVKPDIALYRLDELFAPLVSEFQSVAAAAGLNLRVHMGDYAIHTDLRLMTRILRNFLSNACRYTDEGCILLGARRRGDALRIEVWDTGRGIPADRLDSIFLEFNQLDVGRAADRKGVGLGLAIVERIAKILDYRIQVHSLPGRGSMFSIEVPISHEIPLPISQAAPQPSTGNPLPGRRLLVLDNEVSILESMSALLGQWGCEVVTATDEATALVALQGQAPELILADYHLDHGVVGCEVVRHLREHFSQAIPAVIITADRTDQCRRSLQRLDAPLLNKPVKPGKLRAVLTQLLA
- a CDS encoding TRAP transporter large permease, producing MDALILLGSFIALILIGMPVAYALGLSALIGAWWIDIPFQALMIQVAGGVNKFSLLAIPFFVLAGAIMAEGGMSRRLVAFAGVLVGFVRGGLSLVNIMASTFFGAISGSSVADTASVGSVLIPEMERRGYPRDFSTAVTVSGSVQALLTPPSHNSVLYSLAAGGTVSIASLFMAGVVPGLLMSACLMVLCLLFARKRNYPKGEVIPMRQALKICGEAMWGLMAMVIILGGILSGIFTATESAAIAVLWSFFVTMFIYRDYKWSELPKLMHRTVRTISIVMILIGFAASFGYIMTLMQIPAKITTMFLTLSDNRYVILMCINVMLLLLGTVMDMAPLILILTPILMPVILGIGVDPVQFGMIMLVNLGIGLITPPVGAVLFVGSAVGKVSIESTVKALMPFYGVLFLVLMAVTYIPAISLWLPHLVL